A window of the Dyadobacter pollutisoli genome harbors these coding sequences:
- a CDS encoding SusC/RagA family TonB-linked outer membrane protein: MTKRFYSHLRLDIFRRSTQACLLFGCLLLSQISMAQIVVTGQVKSQEDSQPIPGVSIVGKGSTSGTISDSEGKYRLEVSDKTTDIIFSFLGFSSQEVKINGRSTIDVTLATDLRQLNEVVVTALGIKKDIRRIGVAIQTVDGASTVKAREPNAINALAGKVAGLTIGAQPELLRRPNINLRGNTDVLFVVDGVPVNSDTWNVSPDDIDTYSVLKGASASALYGFRGKNGAILITTKRGTKDKRGFSVDFNSSTMMDKGFYSIPKVQDEYGPGDHGRYAFVDGKGGGLNDGDYDGGWGPKFEGQLIPQYDSPVDPVSKVRSATPWVNRGKDNLKRFLETGILSTNNIAVSASGEKHNIRFSVSNIYQKGIVPNTKLNITNFNITADYKFSEKWKFESNLQYNRQFSPNIPDVNYGPNSIIYNMIFWAGADWNVDDMRNYWQPGKEGIQQIYAEYQRYNNPYFMSYEWLRGHQKTDIIGQAAMTYKFNDFLEATMRTQITTWNLFRNEKMPYSATSYGREEAKGDYREDRRNLFENNTDILVKFDKDLFEGFNAKIWAGGNLRNFAYNSQFGSTDYLNVPGLYNFNNSYRPVRTSNFASNMRVNSAYYSADFSFRDFFTVSTTGRVDKLSTLPSGSNTFFYPSVAASTVLSDYLPIPEVISFLKLRGSYANVKDGLTSATIGTTPALGDANPLGYGDQYFSPYGGPTYQNAAVYSTPFSYNNTPAAYFTNTLNNPKIVPSTTSQTEVGLDIRILQNRIGLDATYFISDEGPRIYALPVSTTTGYSSYLVNGINTQKTGWELSLTGSPIKNPNGLNWDIVANYSTYKEVLKEIYPGVNALNTFLKVGDRMDKFYGRAFAKTADGQIINDNSGRPIYAPVSQFLGYMNPKFVFGVNNKFAYKNVSMSFQFDGRIGGVISNYVQKQTFRGGRNALLGEGALGAARELDWQGFKAGVSDSKNYTGEGVQVTNGKALNFDVDGNITNLAELQFAPNTTKQYVQDWVSRYYNTEEGNLMSRSFAMLREVVIGYSLPSNWLVKSKVFRAASISLVGRNLLYFAEKKDIDLNQYISGGESSPQTPSMRRYGVNVNLTF, from the coding sequence ATGACTAAAAGGTTTTACTCACACTTACGGCTGGACATTTTCAGACGAAGTACGCAGGCCTGTTTACTTTTCGGATGTCTGCTGTTATCGCAGATATCAATGGCCCAGATTGTAGTGACAGGGCAGGTCAAATCGCAGGAGGATAGCCAGCCGATTCCCGGGGTTAGCATTGTCGGCAAGGGATCGACCAGCGGTACTATCTCAGATTCAGAAGGAAAGTACCGGTTGGAGGTTTCTGACAAGACAACCGACATTATCTTTTCATTCCTTGGATTTTCAAGCCAGGAAGTAAAAATCAATGGACGTAGTACGATCGATGTTACTTTGGCAACGGATCTACGTCAGCTTAATGAAGTGGTAGTGACTGCATTAGGTATCAAAAAGGACATTCGCAGAATTGGGGTGGCCATTCAAACGGTGGACGGTGCTTCGACGGTTAAAGCGCGCGAACCTAATGCAATTAATGCACTGGCTGGTAAAGTTGCCGGATTAACTATCGGTGCGCAACCTGAACTTTTAAGACGTCCAAACATCAACCTTAGGGGTAACACTGACGTACTTTTTGTGGTGGATGGTGTACCGGTGAACTCGGATACCTGGAACGTGAGCCCTGATGATATTGATACTTATTCGGTATTGAAAGGTGCTTCTGCTTCGGCACTTTACGGTTTCCGCGGAAAGAATGGTGCTATTTTGATTACTACCAAAAGAGGAACGAAAGACAAAAGAGGGTTTTCAGTTGACTTTAACTCGTCGACGATGATGGATAAGGGCTTTTACTCGATCCCAAAAGTACAGGATGAGTATGGTCCTGGTGACCATGGCCGTTATGCATTTGTGGACGGTAAAGGAGGTGGCTTGAATGATGGTGATTACGATGGAGGATGGGGACCAAAATTTGAAGGACAGTTGATTCCGCAATATGACAGCCCAGTTGATCCGGTTTCCAAAGTGAGATCGGCAACACCTTGGGTGAACAGAGGAAAAGATAACCTTAAACGTTTTCTTGAAACCGGTATTTTGTCAACAAACAACATTGCGGTTTCAGCATCCGGAGAAAAGCACAACATCAGGTTTTCGGTTTCAAATATTTATCAGAAAGGTATTGTACCAAATACTAAGCTGAATATTACAAACTTCAACATTACAGCGGATTATAAATTCTCCGAAAAATGGAAGTTTGAATCCAACCTTCAATACAACCGCCAATTTTCACCAAACATTCCTGACGTTAACTACGGACCAAACTCTATCATTTATAACATGATCTTTTGGGCTGGGGCTGACTGGAATGTGGATGATATGCGTAACTACTGGCAGCCAGGAAAAGAAGGTATTCAGCAGATATACGCGGAGTATCAGCGTTACAATAACCCATATTTCATGAGCTATGAGTGGCTTCGCGGACATCAGAAAACGGATATTATTGGCCAGGCTGCCATGACTTACAAGTTCAATGATTTTTTAGAGGCAACCATGAGGACGCAAATCACAACCTGGAATCTCTTCAGGAACGAGAAAATGCCTTACTCAGCTACTTCTTATGGCCGTGAAGAGGCAAAAGGTGACTATCGTGAGGATCGTCGCAATTTGTTCGAAAACAATACGGACATCTTGGTGAAGTTCGACAAAGACCTCTTTGAGGGCTTTAATGCTAAAATCTGGGCGGGTGGTAACTTGCGTAATTTTGCTTACAACTCCCAGTTTGGTTCTACGGACTATCTGAACGTTCCAGGGTTGTATAATTTCAATAATTCATACAGACCTGTTCGTACTTCAAATTTCGCATCGAACATGCGTGTAAATTCTGCATACTACTCTGCTGACTTTTCTTTCAGGGATTTTTTCACAGTTTCCACAACAGGTCGTGTAGACAAGCTTTCTACGCTTCCATCAGGTAGCAACACTTTCTTCTATCCATCTGTGGCGGCTTCGACAGTCTTATCTGATTATTTGCCAATACCAGAGGTAATCTCTTTTCTTAAATTGAGAGGTTCTTATGCGAATGTGAAAGACGGGTTGACAAGCGCGACTATCGGAACTACGCCTGCACTAGGTGATGCCAATCCGCTTGGTTACGGGGATCAGTATTTCTCTCCATACGGCGGACCTACATACCAGAATGCTGCTGTATACTCGACTCCGTTCTCGTACAATAATACCCCAGCTGCATATTTCACCAATACGTTGAACAACCCGAAAATTGTACCAAGTACAACATCGCAAACAGAGGTTGGGTTGGACATCAGGATCTTGCAAAACAGAATTGGATTGGATGCGACCTATTTTATCTCCGATGAAGGTCCAAGAATTTATGCTTTGCCTGTTTCTACTACCACGGGTTATAGTTCTTATCTGGTAAATGGTATCAATACCCAAAAAACAGGATGGGAGCTATCTCTTACAGGTTCGCCTATCAAAAATCCTAATGGTCTTAACTGGGATATCGTTGCTAACTACTCAACGTATAAAGAGGTGCTGAAAGAGATTTATCCAGGTGTGAATGCATTAAACACGTTTTTGAAAGTAGGCGACAGAATGGACAAGTTTTATGGTCGCGCTTTTGCAAAAACAGCTGATGGGCAGATCATCAATGACAACTCCGGCAGGCCTATATATGCACCTGTAAGCCAATTCCTGGGCTACATGAATCCTAAGTTTGTGTTTGGTGTGAATAACAAATTCGCGTACAAGAATGTGAGCATGAGCTTCCAGTTTGATGGCCGGATCGGTGGCGTGATTTCAAACTATGTACAGAAGCAAACATTCCGTGGCGGACGCAATGCGTTGCTAGGAGAAGGAGCGCTTGGCGCGGCAAGAGAACTGGATTGGCAGGGTTTCAAGGCCGGTGTTTCCGACAGCAAGAATTACACAGGAGAAGGTGTTCAGGTAACCAATGGAAAGGCACTTAATTTTGACGTAGATGGTAACATCACAAATCTTGCTGAACTGCAGTTCGCTCCTAATACAACAAAACAGTATGTGCAGGATTGGGTAAGCCGCTATTATAACACAGAGGAAGGCAACCTGATGAGCCGCTCTTTTGCGATGCTGAGAGAAGTTGTTATTGGGTATTCGCTCCCAAGTAACTGGCTTGTGAAGTCTAAAGTGTTCCGTGCAGCATCTATTTCTTTGGTGGGAAGGAATCTGCTGTATTTCGCAGAGAAGAAGGATATCGATCTTAATCAGTACATATCTGGCGGAGAGTCAAGCCCGCAAACACCTTCTATGCGTCGTTATGGGGTAAATGTTAATCTGACCTTTTAA